One Umboniibacter marinipuniceus DNA window includes the following coding sequences:
- a CDS encoding SapC family protein, translating to MTKEFQPLDKGVHSDLKIKPGLSFAHLAGQNVVPLVAQEFGFASANFPVMFVKDPNNGEFRSVGILGVEEGENLVFTADKANTTYIPMDIQRYPFAVARDDENQRLVLCVDVKSDLLAEDGEAIISEDGTLGARAERSQEIMKQYVEQEAVTRELLRVLDEYELIAPAQVRVTIEGESRLLNGLFRVDDKKVQELSDDKVLELHRRNYFPAIFAHLQSLAQLQVLIDLKAAQQK from the coding sequence ATGACCAAAGAATTTCAGCCCCTAGATAAGGGCGTTCACAGTGATCTAAAAATTAAACCTGGCTTGAGCTTTGCTCACCTTGCAGGCCAGAACGTTGTTCCCCTCGTGGCGCAAGAGTTCGGTTTCGCCAGCGCAAATTTCCCAGTAATGTTTGTTAAAGATCCAAATAACGGAGAATTCCGTTCGGTGGGTATTTTAGGTGTGGAAGAGGGCGAGAACCTCGTTTTCACCGCTGACAAAGCTAACACTACTTATATCCCAATGGATATTCAGCGTTACCCTTTCGCGGTAGCACGTGACGACGAAAACCAGCGCCTGGTGCTTTGTGTTGACGTTAAGAGTGATCTACTTGCTGAAGACGGTGAAGCCATCATTTCTGAAGACGGCACACTCGGCGCACGCGCAGAGCGTTCGCAGGAAATCATGAAGCAGTACGTAGAGCAGGAAGCGGTTACCCGTGAATTGCTTCGTGTGCTTGACGAATATGAGTTGATTGCTCCAGCACAGGTGCGTGTAACTATTGAGGGCGAGTCACGCCTACTTAACGGTTTGTTCCGTGTAGATGATAAGAAGGTTCAAGAGCTTAGTGACGACAAAGTACTTGAGTTACATCGCCGTAACTACTTCCCTGCTATTTTCGCGCACCTTCAGTCTTTGGCACAGCTACAAGTGTTAATTGACCTTAAGGCTGCACAGCAGAAGTAA
- a CDS encoding cupin-like domain-containing protein: MKEVTNGDLAAALRAAIEAQEPLVIRGFASDFSLVKAAQSGNNELLKLLQDKASVARVNTLEAPARYQGRVGYREDSFRLNFDRREIAFDKFLSRLAQSQSLESPPLYSIQSAYVSDYLDDLSDEVKLAVWPNVEPRIWIGNRTTVAPHVDDSDNIAVVAAGQRKFTLFPPAQLHNLYVGPVDHTPSGASISLVDINSPDYEAFPRYREAEVTKQVVQLSPGDAIFIPMLWWHQVEALSDINVLLNYWDGGSIGGDDVVNPIQAMLLTRLAMRGRTVKQRKAWQSFFDYYAFAEDQTATQHLPESVHGVLSNHDDSAAAALAANIAKRVVTKNTK; encoded by the coding sequence ATGAAAGAAGTAACGAATGGCGACTTAGCGGCAGCCCTTCGGGCAGCAATTGAGGCGCAGGAGCCCCTCGTCATTCGTGGCTTTGCCAGCGACTTTTCGCTGGTAAAGGCTGCTCAATCAGGGAACAATGAACTCCTAAAACTCCTCCAGGACAAAGCATCGGTCGCTCGCGTCAACACGCTCGAGGCGCCGGCGCGTTATCAAGGTAGAGTTGGTTACCGCGAAGACAGTTTCCGGCTCAATTTTGACCGCCGTGAAATTGCCTTTGATAAGTTTCTTAGCCGTTTGGCGCAATCCCAGTCCCTAGAAAGTCCACCGCTTTATTCTATCCAGTCCGCCTATGTGTCTGATTACTTAGATGACCTGAGTGATGAGGTTAAGCTTGCCGTTTGGCCAAATGTTGAACCGCGTATCTGGATTGGAAATCGCACTACGGTGGCGCCGCACGTTGACGACAGTGATAACATTGCGGTGGTTGCTGCAGGGCAGCGTAAATTTACGCTTTTTCCTCCCGCCCAACTTCATAATCTCTATGTGGGTCCGGTAGATCATACTCCTAGCGGAGCGTCAATTTCGTTGGTAGATATTAATTCACCTGATTATGAGGCGTTTCCCCGTTATCGTGAAGCGGAAGTAACCAAGCAGGTGGTGCAGTTGTCTCCCGGTGACGCTATCTTCATTCCTATGTTGTGGTGGCATCAGGTGGAAGCATTATCTGATATAAACGTGCTGCTTAATTATTGGGATGGTGGATCAATTGGCGGGGATGACGTGGTCAATCCCATTCAAGCCATGCTGTTAACAAGGCTGGCAATGCGCGGGCGAACTGTGAAGCAGCGTAAAGCCTGGCAGTCCTTTTTCGATTACTACGCATTCGCCGAAGATCAAACGGCTACACAGCATCTCCCTGAATCCGTTCACGGCGTGCTGTCTAATCATGATGATTCGGCTGCGGCGGCCCTAGCCGCGAATATTGCTAAGCGAGTAGTCACTAAAAATACCAAATGA
- the nagB-II gene encoding glucosamine-6-phosphate deaminase NagB-II, translating to MTNTLMEREARETPQRIAEQFKANQATVAELGKRLRDTPPAGVMIVGRGSSDHAGVYGKYLIEIEVGVPVYAAAPSVASVYGRKLKLENFLVIVISQSGRSPDILAQAEMAKKAGAHVVALVNDETSPIKDIVDTFIPLSAGAETSVAATKSYLCTLAALAHITAEWADSDELRAGLTKLPAALDATLAEKPQLSVEQFKGERNLVVLGRGLGFAVSKEVALKLKEVCSIHAESFSSAEFLHGPVTLVEQKLTILELSVKDESEEAHGEQVAEVTSRGANVLHLQQCAADIHPRLAPLSLLQRFYVDIAQVAVDLGFSPDEPKGLKKVTQTL from the coding sequence ATGACCAATACACTAATGGAACGCGAAGCTCGCGAAACCCCTCAACGCATCGCGGAGCAGTTCAAGGCGAATCAGGCAACGGTTGCTGAGTTAGGAAAGCGTCTTAGAGACACTCCTCCAGCCGGAGTCATGATTGTGGGTCGCGGTTCTTCGGATCACGCAGGCGTTTACGGCAAATATCTTATCGAGATTGAAGTAGGCGTACCGGTTTATGCTGCCGCGCCATCGGTTGCGAGTGTGTATGGTCGTAAGCTAAAGCTTGAGAACTTTCTGGTCATCGTTATTTCTCAGTCTGGACGTTCGCCTGACATTTTGGCACAGGCTGAAATGGCTAAAAAAGCGGGCGCGCACGTTGTAGCCTTGGTCAATGACGAAACCTCTCCAATCAAAGATATCGTTGATACCTTTATCCCGCTGAGCGCCGGCGCTGAAACTTCGGTCGCGGCAACCAAGAGTTACTTGTGTACCCTCGCAGCACTGGCACATATTACCGCCGAGTGGGCGGATAGCGATGAACTTCGTGCCGGCCTGACTAAACTACCGGCCGCGCTTGACGCCACGTTGGCAGAGAAGCCGCAGTTGAGTGTGGAGCAGTTCAAAGGTGAGCGTAACCTAGTCGTTCTTGGTCGTGGGCTAGGCTTCGCGGTATCAAAGGAAGTGGCTCTGAAGCTGAAAGAAGTTTGTTCTATTCACGCTGAGTCATTTAGTTCGGCAGAATTCCTTCATGGCCCAGTAACCTTAGTTGAGCAGAAGCTAACGATTCTCGAGCTCTCTGTGAAGGATGAATCGGAAGAAGCGCACGGGGAACAGGTAGCCGAAGTCACCTCACGTGGCGCTAATGTCCTTCATCTGCAGCAGTGCGCGGCCGATATCCATCCGCGTTTGGCTCCACTGAGCTTGTTACAGCGTTTCTACGTTGATATTGCGCAAGTTGCTGTTGATCTTGGTTTCTCACCAGACGAGCCAAAGGGTTTGAAGAAGGTTACACAAACACTATGA
- the nagA gene encoding N-acetylglucosamine-6-phosphate deacetylase, giving the protein MSQQFHFKSLFNGKEWLSHVTVDVVDGTISAINEGASAEECLSGKVIPGFIDTQVNGGGGALFNFAPTLDGLKTMMAAHAQFGTVAMLPTLITDDVDVIAAAANTIASAIAANEPGILGVHFEGPHLSVPKKGTHEESKIRPISEAEWAVYERGDLGIKMVTLAPECVEIEDIKRLVRAGVIVCLGHTNATFEETNAALAAGATGFTHLYNAMSAFTSRAEGVVGAALLADDAWCGIIVDRHHVSAGALRVALRSKPKGKLVLVTDAMSLIGTDESEFEFFGRKVIRQGDRLNSTTGELAGSHLDMLTAVNNTVVDLGVSFEEAVAMASEYPAAFINASSLGNLQVGSAASWVQLSEDNTKVLTTVIDGQIIYQQQ; this is encoded by the coding sequence ATGAGTCAGCAATTCCACTTCAAATCACTTTTTAACGGTAAGGAATGGCTGAGCCATGTCACCGTTGACGTTGTTGATGGTACGATTTCCGCTATCAATGAAGGCGCGAGCGCGGAAGAGTGTTTAAGTGGAAAAGTGATACCTGGGTTTATTGATACTCAGGTCAATGGCGGCGGTGGAGCGCTATTCAATTTTGCGCCAACCCTAGACGGCCTAAAGACGATGATGGCGGCGCACGCGCAATTTGGTACCGTAGCGATGCTACCTACCTTAATCACCGATGATGTCGATGTAATCGCTGCAGCGGCCAATACCATTGCATCCGCTATTGCTGCTAACGAACCGGGTATTCTCGGTGTTCATTTTGAAGGGCCGCATTTGTCGGTACCTAAAAAAGGAACTCACGAGGAGAGTAAAATTCGCCCAATTAGCGAGGCTGAGTGGGCGGTTTACGAGCGTGGTGACCTCGGAATTAAGATGGTCACCTTAGCGCCAGAGTGCGTTGAGATTGAGGATATCAAACGCTTAGTGCGTGCCGGCGTTATTGTCTGCCTAGGGCATACTAACGCGACATTCGAAGAAACAAATGCTGCGCTAGCAGCCGGTGCAACGGGTTTCACCCACCTATATAATGCAATGAGCGCCTTTACTTCTCGTGCGGAAGGTGTGGTGGGCGCGGCGCTGTTAGCCGATGATGCTTGGTGTGGAATAATCGTGGATCGTCACCATGTTAGTGCGGGCGCTTTGCGGGTTGCGCTTCGCAGCAAGCCAAAAGGTAAGCTAGTTCTAGTTACCGATGCAATGTCCTTAATTGGCACTGACGAAAGTGAATTCGAGTTCTTTGGTCGAAAAGTCATTCGTCAGGGTGACCGATTAAATTCCACCACTGGCGAACTAGCGGGCTCTCACTTAGATATGTTGACCGCTGTCAATAATACTGTAGTGGACTTAGGAGTTAGTTTCGAGGAGGCCGTTGCAATGGCTTCGGAATACCCAGCGGCGTTTATCAATGCATCGTCACTGGGGAATCTCCAGGTGGGCTCAGCTGCATCTTGGGTGCAGCTGAGTGAAGATAATACCAAGGTTTTAACAACGGTCATCGACGGCCAAATTATTTACCAACAACAATAA
- a CDS encoding sugar MFS transporter — MTSEINNSSKAAQASNFGPIAIIGALFFIFGFITWANGALVPYLQMVCQLSETEAILVASAFYVAYTAMALPSAMVLEKFGYKDGMAIGLFTLVIGFLMYIPAAQAQDFVLFLLAQFVIGTGLTLLQTGANPYVVKVGPAESAAVRIMFMGLLNKGAGFIAPLAFTAVVLSGFDGISAQSLAAMPEAQKAETITALADGLINPYIGLAITFLVLAALLKMSPLPELSADDDEVDAVGDASGSESKTSIMQFPGLILGAITIFVYVGAEVIAGDTIGLFASNLGVANATSLTSYTMAFMLIGYALGIALIPRVINQETALKASAISGIIFSFAVILSNPESTVVSSLLWGWMGVPLLPDTISFIALLGFANALVWPAVWPLALDGLGKFTAKGSALLIMGISGGALLPLVYGLLAESIDGQTAYAVMLPLYAYILYYALKGHKKREW, encoded by the coding sequence ATGACTTCAGAAATTAACAATTCATCGAAGGCTGCTCAGGCGAGCAACTTCGGTCCTATCGCCATTATTGGTGCGCTGTTCTTTATTTTCGGTTTTATCACCTGGGCTAACGGAGCGCTAGTTCCCTACCTGCAGATGGTTTGTCAGTTATCGGAAACCGAGGCAATTCTCGTTGCATCAGCCTTCTATGTGGCCTACACCGCGATGGCGCTGCCGTCTGCTATGGTGTTGGAAAAGTTTGGCTATAAGGATGGCATGGCGATTGGCCTGTTCACCTTAGTTATTGGCTTTTTGATGTACATTCCGGCTGCGCAGGCGCAAGACTTCGTGCTCTTCCTGCTAGCTCAGTTCGTAATTGGTACCGGTCTCACCTTGCTGCAAACCGGCGCAAACCCTTATGTGGTTAAAGTGGGCCCTGCAGAGAGTGCAGCGGTTCGTATCATGTTCATGGGGCTATTGAATAAAGGCGCGGGCTTTATTGCTCCGTTGGCGTTCACGGCGGTTGTATTGAGTGGCTTTGACGGTATCTCTGCTCAGTCTTTGGCGGCAATGCCTGAAGCGCAAAAAGCAGAAACCATTACCGCACTCGCAGATGGGCTCATTAATCCTTACATTGGCTTGGCGATTACTTTCTTGGTGCTCGCAGCGCTACTAAAGATGTCGCCACTACCGGAACTTTCTGCGGACGATGATGAAGTTGATGCCGTTGGCGATGCCTCGGGTTCAGAGAGCAAGACATCTATTATGCAGTTCCCTGGCCTCATCTTGGGTGCCATTACTATTTTCGTATACGTTGGTGCGGAGGTCATTGCAGGCGACACGATTGGCTTGTTCGCTTCAAATCTTGGCGTGGCGAATGCGACCTCGTTGACCTCTTATACTATGGCGTTCATGCTCATTGGCTACGCACTAGGTATCGCGCTAATTCCACGTGTGATCAATCAGGAAACGGCGCTTAAGGCTTCGGCTATTTCTGGAATCATCTTCTCATTCGCGGTGATTTTGAGTAACCCAGAGAGCACGGTGGTTTCTAGCCTACTTTGGGGTTGGATGGGTGTCCCGCTACTGCCTGACACAATTAGCTTCATCGCATTGCTTGGCTTTGCCAACGCACTAGTTTGGCCGGCGGTATGGCCGCTAGCACTAGATGGCCTTGGTAAATTCACCGCCAAAGGTTCAGCTCTACTGATCATGGGTATCTCGGGTGGCGCACTACTGCCCCTCGTATACGGTTTGTTGGCAGAGTCTATTGACGGTCAAACGGCTTACGCAGTGATGTTACCTCTTTACGCTTACATTCTTTACTATGCCCTTAAGGGTCATAAAAAACGCGAGTGGTAA
- a CDS encoding MFS transporter: MKIMGIRWWVIALIAIATIINYIDRQALSVLWPDIVEELFPNESSFERKQIYANISIVFVFSYAFGQAIFGKVFDWIGTRLGFVLSIGVWSLATIAHAFAQGVLSLSIMRSVLGVAEAGNWPGAAKANAEWFPTKERALAQGIFNSGAAIGGIVAIPLIAVLTVYFSWQLVFVIVGLLGFLWVIPWVILVKSPPGSHPWITAEEREYILTGQRTEESINGELVEEYNPSTGELLKRKQSWGVIISSAAIDPIWWLFVFWIPIYLNEVYGMDVKAIGIYGWVPYVGAMFGAWFGGLFAQNRLKAGWDVNKTRKTVISLGCLIMLPALLAMASPGSAINAVLIMAVILFGFQTAIGNVQTLPSDLLGKKAVGTLAGISGMAAKLGAVGLTSLVPILTANGNYTPAFIIGASLAIVAMLSVLILIPKIEPLKH; encoded by the coding sequence ATGAAGATTATGGGAATCAGGTGGTGGGTCATTGCGCTCATCGCCATTGCAACCATCATTAACTACATTGACCGTCAGGCGCTAAGCGTCCTATGGCCAGACATCGTTGAAGAGCTCTTCCCTAACGAATCTTCGTTTGAGCGAAAGCAAATTTACGCTAACATTTCGATCGTCTTCGTTTTTTCATATGCCTTCGGCCAAGCAATTTTCGGCAAGGTCTTTGATTGGATTGGAACGCGATTAGGCTTTGTCTTGTCGATTGGTGTCTGGTCTTTAGCCACCATAGCCCACGCCTTTGCACAGGGCGTTCTGAGCCTAAGTATCATGAGATCTGTACTTGGTGTAGCTGAAGCCGGTAACTGGCCTGGCGCGGCCAAAGCCAATGCCGAGTGGTTTCCTACCAAAGAACGAGCCTTAGCCCAGGGCATCTTCAATTCGGGGGCTGCCATCGGTGGCATTGTTGCCATTCCTTTGATTGCAGTCCTGACCGTATATTTTAGCTGGCAGTTAGTCTTCGTAATCGTTGGTCTTCTCGGCTTCCTTTGGGTTATACCATGGGTCATCCTTGTCAAATCTCCGCCCGGATCTCATCCATGGATTACTGCCGAAGAACGAGAGTACATCCTCACTGGTCAGCGTACCGAGGAGAGTATTAATGGCGAGCTGGTTGAGGAATACAATCCGTCAACTGGTGAACTGCTTAAGCGAAAGCAAAGCTGGGGAGTCATCATTTCCTCTGCGGCAATTGACCCTATCTGGTGGCTATTCGTTTTCTGGATCCCAATCTATCTAAACGAAGTCTACGGAATGGATGTTAAGGCCATTGGCATTTACGGCTGGGTTCCTTATGTAGGAGCCATGTTCGGAGCTTGGTTTGGCGGCCTCTTCGCGCAAAACCGCTTAAAAGCTGGTTGGGATGTGAATAAGACAAGAAAGACAGTTATTAGTCTTGGTTGCTTAATCATGTTGCCAGCGCTCTTAGCTATGGCCAGCCCTGGCTCTGCAATTAATGCTGTTCTGATCATGGCAGTGATTCTTTTCGGATTTCAAACCGCTATCGGCAACGTTCAAACCTTACCAAGTGATCTGCTAGGTAAGAAAGCTGTTGGTACTTTAGCCGGAATTTCGGGCATGGCTGCCAAGCTTGGCGCTGTAGGTCTTACTTCATTGGTGCCAATATTAACGGCTAACGGCAACTACACCCCAGCATTTATTATTGGCGCTTCATTAGCCATTGTTGCCATGTTGTCCGTACTTATTTTGATTCCCAAGATCGAACCGCTTAAGCACTAG
- a CDS encoding cupin domain-containing protein: MTKVQSEHFIFAATSEVEDLGGGLKRQILGYNHELMAVKVWFAEGAEGYTHKHRHSQVTYVEEGEFHFNIDGEIRVLRKGDSCLIPPHVEHGAISPTGGILIDTFSPVRSDFIEGS, encoded by the coding sequence ATGACTAAAGTGCAGAGCGAACACTTTATTTTCGCAGCGACCAGCGAAGTAGAAGACCTAGGTGGTGGCCTAAAGCGCCAGATTCTGGGTTACAACCATGAGTTGATGGCCGTTAAGGTTTGGTTTGCTGAGGGCGCTGAGGGCTATACCCACAAGCATCGCCACTCACAGGTAACCTACGTGGAAGAGGGTGAATTTCATTTCAATATTGACGGAGAGATCCGCGTTCTACGTAAAGGCGATAGCTGCCTGATACCTCCCCATGTCGAGCACGGAGCAATCAGCCCGACCGGCGGAATTCTAATTGATACCTTTAGCCCGGTAAGAAGCGATTTCATCGAGGGATCTTAG
- a CDS encoding NAD(P)-dependent oxidoreductase, with amino-acid sequence MSQPTIGFIGLGLMGGNMVENLQRKNYSVNVLDLNPEAVGVCVARGASAMSSAKELAEKSDIIMLCLTTSTIVEKVMYADDGILAGIQSGTIVIDYGTSVPSSTRRIGADIKAKGADMIDAPLGRTPAHAKDGLLNIMAAGDLAVYERALPILKDQGENVFHLGPLGAGHTTKLINNFMGMTTVCAMSQAFAVAERAGVDGQQLFDIMSAGPSNSPFMQFCKNYAVDGVSDLGFSIANANKDLGYFLAMLEDLDTESKIASGASSYLQVAVEQGMGSGNVPEIFDYFRTLNK; translated from the coding sequence ATGTCACAACCTACTATTGGCTTCATTGGCCTCGGGCTTATGGGCGGAAACATGGTTGAAAACTTACAACGCAAAAACTACAGCGTTAACGTTTTAGACCTCAACCCAGAAGCGGTTGGCGTCTGCGTCGCTCGAGGCGCTTCGGCCATGTCATCGGCGAAAGAACTCGCCGAAAAGAGTGACATCATTATGCTTTGCCTAACTACGTCAACCATCGTAGAGAAAGTGATGTACGCCGATGATGGCATTCTGGCGGGTATTCAAAGCGGGACCATCGTGATTGATTACGGCACCTCAGTACCATCCTCAACACGCCGAATCGGCGCCGACATCAAAGCCAAAGGCGCTGACATGATTGACGCGCCACTTGGCCGAACACCGGCTCACGCAAAAGACGGCCTATTGAATATTATGGCGGCTGGTGACCTAGCGGTTTACGAACGCGCACTACCGATATTAAAAGATCAAGGTGAGAACGTTTTCCATCTTGGCCCATTGGGCGCTGGACACACCACCAAACTCATCAATAACTTCATGGGCATGACGACGGTGTGCGCGATGTCTCAAGCGTTCGCTGTTGCTGAACGAGCAGGCGTAGACGGACAACAACTTTTCGACATCATGTCCGCAGGCCCGTCAAACTCCCCATTTATGCAATTCTGCAAGAACTACGCAGTTGATGGCGTTAGCGACCTAGGTTTCTCAATCGCCAACGCCAACAAGGACCTCGGCTACTTCTTAGCAATGCTTGAAGACCTTGATACGGAATCAAAGATTGCTAGCGGAGCCTCTAGTTACCTACAGGTCGCCGTAGAGCAAGGCATGGGGAGCGGCAATGTTCCTGAGATCTTCGATTACTTTCGTACGCTTAATAAGTAA
- a CDS encoding TonB-dependent receptor produces MKKFNISPLALAVLSASTSGLLYAQDQNEQPTANPEVIEEVHVMGIRASLDSALKAKRETANLTEFIQSEDIGKLPDQNLAEVLENITGIQITRSAGVGTGVQIRGTNANRTEINGISTVGSGSGRGGINFEDVSASIISGVEVTKAPDATTIEGSVGGTINLTTIRPLELSEMLGAVSVQGEDSSLSPDGITPRVSGTWGDNWSTDAGDFGFVISGSYAEQDVTAFRPRVDRDNIVRSDSGAASAQAFDFLPIQFLNQDYDNYEYETQNYVTTFEWAPNDNTKFWVDGVFNRQDRKEESSRVQASGVSGLRNISIPSSFEEVNFGTLDGVDLGSIMAAQVGVLPVEADGSDPNLRFSSDTNSRITDSDIFSVGGEWQGDRLTARAEISSSRSTSTSPRINTTLNFINPNAALNSSNENGTPFEYDLRGGSLAFGIASGEANAPSAAELLDPANVVLRDVQIGRDEFKNQEDALRLDFSYDLDMNFIKWIDVGWRYNKTSSTTDEVRSSVGLRSMADSPSGSLFEDLLVAGPNNFGDADGRSLFVKDFLVIDPELVASNPDYVLDTLNAAITAHGGSRPIDQPTSSVDAFFDIDEETNALYAQANFEQGIFSGNFGVRYVQTDLTSVGNSVTKDANGNDVVTRESQTADYSFLLPRVNIVAALSDDLLLRGAWSKDVRRPDFNDLSTSVTYSTSPNPAVAIGNPALNPEKVTSFDLSAEWYFAESSVVSIGYFHKTRTGLFVGQQDDPYEDPNTGYRDIIGPDCEQGGIWNPIADTNVFAPTPGVGVCVPKATTINDNGETTQQGIELAFQYDLAGFEQELGWASGFGIVANYTMQEFDGGKAVDTATSRAQSVFDRTAPNAGQITAVQSLIDLSENAYNFTLYYEKYDLSARMRYTWREAYRSTDFGSTSSFPWGFPVVQEDRGQLNASVNYDVTDQLSVALEGINLTESDVRQSCVNEGALNCFQGLTDRRVTFGASYKF; encoded by the coding sequence ATGAAGAAATTTAATATTTCGCCGCTAGCGTTAGCGGTGTTGTCCGCGAGTACATCTGGTCTTCTCTATGCTCAAGATCAAAACGAGCAACCCACCGCGAACCCAGAGGTCATTGAAGAAGTTCACGTGATGGGGATACGCGCGTCGCTTGACAGTGCGTTGAAAGCGAAGCGTGAAACCGCCAATCTTACTGAGTTCATTCAGTCGGAAGATATTGGTAAGCTACCTGATCAAAACCTTGCAGAGGTTCTTGAGAATATTACAGGTATTCAAATTACACGTTCGGCCGGTGTGGGTACCGGCGTCCAGATTCGTGGTACCAATGCTAACCGTACTGAAATCAATGGTATTTCAACGGTGGGCTCAGGATCAGGGCGAGGCGGTATTAACTTCGAAGACGTTTCAGCGTCAATAATCTCAGGTGTTGAGGTCACTAAAGCTCCGGATGCTACAACCATCGAGGGCTCGGTTGGCGGTACTATCAACTTAACCACTATTCGACCGCTTGAGCTAAGTGAAATGCTTGGTGCTGTGAGTGTACAGGGCGAAGATAGCAGTCTTTCTCCCGATGGCATTACGCCTCGTGTCTCAGGAACGTGGGGCGATAATTGGTCTACCGATGCGGGTGATTTTGGATTCGTAATCAGTGGAAGCTACGCAGAGCAGGATGTAACGGCTTTCCGTCCTCGAGTGGATCGTGACAATATTGTTCGCTCCGATAGCGGTGCGGCGAGCGCACAAGCTTTTGATTTTCTCCCTATCCAGTTCTTGAACCAGGACTATGATAACTATGAGTACGAAACTCAGAACTATGTAACAACCTTTGAGTGGGCCCCAAACGACAATACGAAGTTTTGGGTTGATGGGGTGTTTAATCGTCAAGATCGAAAGGAAGAAAGCTCTCGAGTTCAAGCATCCGGTGTAAGTGGCCTTCGAAACATTTCAATTCCATCCTCGTTTGAAGAAGTTAACTTCGGCACGCTGGACGGTGTTGACCTAGGTTCTATCATGGCTGCTCAAGTGGGTGTTCTCCCAGTAGAGGCGGACGGTAGTGACCCGAATCTACGATTCTCTAGTGATACGAACTCTCGAATCACAGACAGCGATATCTTTAGCGTTGGTGGAGAGTGGCAAGGCGATCGCTTGACCGCTCGTGCGGAAATTTCGTCGTCACGTTCCACCTCAACGTCGCCACGAATTAACACGACATTGAACTTTATCAACCCCAATGCCGCGCTTAATTCATCAAACGAGAACGGCACCCCGTTTGAGTACGACCTGCGTGGTGGTTCTTTGGCCTTTGGTATCGCATCAGGCGAAGCAAATGCCCCATCAGCCGCGGAACTCCTAGATCCAGCTAACGTCGTACTTCGTGATGTACAAATCGGTCGTGATGAGTTTAAGAACCAAGAAGATGCGTTACGACTTGATTTTAGCTATGACCTCGATATGAACTTCATTAAATGGATTGACGTTGGCTGGAGATACAATAAGACCAGCAGCACTACAGATGAAGTAAGGTCTTCAGTTGGTCTGCGATCAATGGCCGACTCTCCTTCAGGTAGTTTATTCGAAGACCTACTCGTTGCAGGGCCTAACAATTTTGGTGACGCTGATGGAAGAAGTCTCTTTGTGAAGGACTTCTTAGTTATCGATCCAGAACTTGTTGCTTCAAACCCAGATTATGTCTTAGACACCTTGAACGCGGCGATTACTGCGCACGGCGGCTCGCGTCCAATTGACCAGCCTACCTCAAGTGTTGATGCATTCTTTGATATCGACGAAGAGACGAACGCGCTCTACGCCCAAGCGAACTTCGAGCAGGGAATTTTCTCCGGTAATTTTGGCGTTCGCTATGTTCAAACTGATCTAACGTCAGTGGGTAATAGCGTTACGAAAGATGCTAATGGTAATGATGTCGTCACGCGAGAAAGTCAGACTGCAGATTATAGTTTCTTACTGCCGCGCGTGAATATCGTTGCAGCATTGAGTGATGACTTGCTTCTCCGTGGTGCATGGAGCAAGGATGTTCGCCGTCCTGACTTCAATGACCTGTCTACCTCAGTGACCTACAGCACAAGCCCGAATCCGGCGGTCGCTATCGGCAACCCAGCGCTTAATCCTGAGAAGGTGACGAGCTTTGACTTGAGTGCAGAATGGTACTTTGCCGAATCAAGTGTGGTTAGTATCGGATATTTCCATAAGACTCGGACAGGCTTGTTCGTAGGTCAGCAAGATGATCCTTATGAGGACCCAAACACTGGCTACCGAGATATAATTGGTCCGGATTGTGAGCAAGGGGGTATCTGGAATCCAATTGCAGATACTAACGTATTCGCCCCAACACCCGGCGTTGGTGTTTGTGTGCCGAAAGCTACAACTATCAATGACAATGGCGAAACAACTCAGCAGGGTATTGAGCTGGCGTTCCAGTATGACTTAGCAGGCTTCGAACAGGAGTTGGGTTGGGCATCAGGCTTCGGAATTGTAGCAAACTATACCATGCAAGAGTTTGATGGCGGTAAAGCGGTTGATACGGCTACCAGTCGTGCGCAGTCAGTTTTCGATCGCACAGCGCCCAATGCAGGTCAGATAACAGCGGTACAGTCGTTAATTGATTTGTCCGAGAATGCCTATAACTTCACGCTGTATTATGAAAAGTATGACCTTTCTGCTCGAATGCGATACACCTGGCGCGAGGCATATCGTTCAACTGACTTCGGTAGTACCTCTAGTTTCCCTTGGGGCTTCCCAGTGGTTCAAGAAGATCGCGGTCAGCTTAATGCAAGCGTGAACTATGATGTCACCGATCAGCTCAGCGTAGCGTTGGAAGGGATCAACCTCACCGAATCTGACGTTCGTCAGTCATGTGTCAACGAGGGAGCACTTAACTGTTTCCAGGGCCTGACAGATCGGCGCGTAACCTTTGGCGCTAGTTACAAGTTCTAA